Genomic window (Streptomyces sp. NBC_00078):
GGAGCGCGCTGGTGGACGTGTCAGGACCTGACCCGGGCACATGAGACGGTGTATCCGACCAGACTCGCCGAGCTGCTGAGCAGGCTGCTTGACGAAGGTCCCCCGGCCGGGCCCGTGACGCTTGACCCCGAAATCGTCTAGGGGCTCACGGGACTGGCGCACAATGGTGGGATCGCACGGCTGAAGGGGAAGCTGCCATGAGCGCCGAGGACCTCGAGAAGTACGAGACCGAGATGGAGCTGAAGCTCTACCGGGAGTACCGCGATGTCGTCGGTCTGTTCAAATATGTGATCGAGACCGAGCGGCGCTTCTACCTGACCAACGACTACGAGATGCAGGTGCACTCGGTCCAGGGCGAGGTGTTCTTCGAGGTGTCCATGGCGGACGCCTGGGTCTGGGACATGTACAGGCCGGCTCGGTTCGTGAAGCAGGTGCGGGTGCTCACGTTCAAGGACGTGAACATCGAGGAGCTGAACAAGAGCGACCTGGAGCTGCCCGGCGGGTGACGGGGTTATCCACAACCGCTGAGTTGTCCACCAAGATCCACTTCTTGGGGGCGGGTGCGTGACGGTTGGCGCCGGAGGTGGTGCCGACATGAACGCACGCAGTGCACTCGGAAGGTACGGCGAAGATCTGGCCGCGCGGCGGCTGGCCGAAGCCGGGATGACCGTCCTTGAGCGGAATTGGCGGTGTGGCAGGGCCGGCGAGATCGACATCGTCGCCCTCGACGGCGAAGTCCTGGTCGTCTGCGAGGTCAAGACCCGCAGGGACGGCCGCTTCGAGCATCCGATGGCAGCGATCGGTCCGGAGAAGGTGCAACGGCTGCGTGATCTCGCGGAGCGCTGGATCCAGACACACGGGGGAGCTCCACCGGGAGGCGTCCGCATCGACCTGATCGGCGTCGTCCTCCCGGACAAGGGCGCACCGGTGGTCGAGCACGCGCGGGGGGTGGCCTGAGATGGGCTTCGCGCGTACGTGCTCGGTGGCATTGGTCGGCGTCGAGGGTGTGGTCGTCGAGGTCCAGGCCGATCTGGAGCCCGGAGTTGCGGCGTTCACGCTGGTGGGGCTGCCGGACAAAAGCCTGAGCGAGAGCCGGGACCGGGTACGGGCGGCGGTCGTCAACTCCGGTGGCGAATGGCCGCAGAAGAAACTCACGGTCGGGCTCAGCCCGGCGTCGGTGCCGAAGGCCGGCAGTGGGTTTGATCTTGCCGTCGCCTGCGCCGTGCTCGGCGCCGCCGAGCGGATCGATCCGCGGGTGCTCGCCGACATCGTGATGATCGGGGAACTGGGCCTGGACGGTCGGGTCCGGCCCGTCCGGGGCATCCTGCCGGCGGTGCTGGCCGCGGCGGACGCGGGTTACGAGCAGGTGGTGGTGCCCGAGTGCGCGGCCGCGGAGGCCTCCCTGGTGCCCGGCGTGTCCGTACTGGGTGTGCGCAGCCTGCGGCAGCTGATCGCGATCCTGGCGGACGAGCCGGTGCCCGACGAGGAACCGGACGAGCGGGGCCGCCCGGATCCGCTCCTCGCCGGTCTGCGAGTGCCCGGCACCGGCGCTGCCACAGGGATGCACGGCCTGGGCGCCGCGCAGTACGACCACGGCCATGACCTCGCCGACGTGGTGGGGCAGACCTCGGCGAGGACCGCGGTGGAGGTCGCCGCGGCGGGTGGCCATCACCTCTTCCTTGAGGGCCCGCCGGGCGCCGGAAAGACGATGCTCGCGGAGCGACTGCCGGCCATCCTGCCCCGGCTCGGCCGGGCGGAGTCGCTCGAGGTCACCGCGGTCCACTCGGTGGCCGGCCTGCTGCCCCCGGGCAAACCCATGATCAACATCGCTCCGTACTGCGCTCCGCACCACTCGGCGACCATGCAGGCCCTCGTGGGCGGCGGACCCGGCATCGCCCGCCCCGGCGCGGTCTCGCTCTCCCATCGCGGTGTTCTCTTTCTCGACGAGACACCCGAGTTCAGCAGCCGGGCCCTCGACGCGCTGCGGCAGCCCCTGGAGGCCGGGCACGTCGTGATCGCACGCAGCGCGGGCGTCGTGCGGTTCCCGGCGAAGTTCCTGATGGTGCTCGCCGCCAACCCCTGCCCGTGCGGCCGTTTCTCGCAGAGGGACGAATTCTGCGAGTGTCCGCCCTCGGCGATCCGCCGCTACCAGGCGCGGTTGTCCGGCCCCCTGCTCGACCGCGTCGACCTGCGGGTCGAGGTCGATCGGGTCACCCGTGCAGAGCTGACCCGGCGCGATGGCCACGGCGAGTCCACCGTCACGGTCGCCGACCGGGTGCGCGCGGCCAGGGAACGGGCGGAGGCCCGGCTCGAAGGCACCCCATGGCTGACCAACAGCGAAGTCCCCGGCCAGGAGCTGCGCGGTCGCTGGCACGCCGCGAGCGGAGCGATGGACGAGGCGGAACGCAGCCTGGAGCGAGGCATGCTGACCGCCCGCGGTCTCGACCGCGTGCTGCGCGTCGCCTGGACCGTCGCGGACCTCACCGGCCACGACAGGCCCGACGCGACGGACGTCGCCCTGGCGCTGCAACTGCGCACCGGCGTACCGCGCGGCGTGCCCATGGCCATCGGGGCGCGGCCGTGAGCACCGGCAGCGATCAGGAAGGTGAGCTGCTCGCCCGTGTCTTCCTCAGCCGAGTCCTGGAACCGGGTGACGAGGTCGCCGGGCGGTGGCTGCGGGAGCTCGGGGCGATGGAAGTGGCGGGCAGGCTGCGCGACGGTGGGCCGCAGCTCGTCGGAATCACCGACAAGCGGTGGGCCGGGCTGTTGGACCGGGCCCGGGAGGCGGAGCCGGAGCGGGACCTGGCCGCCGCCCGGGAAGCCGGGATGCGGTTCGTGGTGCCGGGGGCCGGGGACTGGCCGGGACAGCTCGATGACCTCGGGGACGCGCGGCCCGTCGGGCTGTGGGTGCGGGGGCGGCCCAGCCTGCGGATGTGGGCCCTCAGATCCGTCGCCGTCGTGGGCGCACGGGCGTGCACCGGGTACGGGGCGCACATGGCGGCCACCCTCGGCGCGGGCCTCGCCGAGCACGGCTGGGTGGTCGTGTCCGGAGGTGCCTACGGGGTCGACGGCGCCGCACACCGGGGCGCTCTGGGCGCCGGCGGCGCCACGGTGGCCGTCCTCGCCTGCGGGGTGGACCGTTGCTACCCGCGCGGACACACCGAGTTGATCACCAGGATCGCGGAACAGGGACTCGTCATCGGGGAGTTGCCGCCCGGCGGTCATCCGACGCCGAGCAGATTCATCGTCCGCAACCGGGTGATCGCCGCCCTGACCAGGGGCACCGTCGTGGTGGAGGCCGCCCACCGCAGCGGCTCGCTGGCCACGGCACGGGCCGCCCAGCGGCTCGGGCGTCACACGATGGGAGTGCCCGGCCCCGCCACCAGCGCCCTGTCCGCGGGAGTCCACGAACTCCTGCGGAGTGACGCCGTGCTGGTCTCCGACGCCGCGGAAGTCGTCGAACTCGTCGGCGATATGGGGGAGCTGGCGCCCGAGCGGTGCGGGCCGGTGCTGCCCCGCGATCTCCTGGACCCGGGCGCGCGGCGGGTGCTGGCCGCGCTGCCCGGCCGAGGCGCGGCGCCACCTCGCGAGATCGCACGAGGTGCGCAGACCACGCAGGACGACGCGATCGCGAAACTGTACGAACTCCGATCACTCGGTTACGTCGAACGACACGGCGACGGCTGGAAGTTGACACGCCAGGCGATGATCTCCGTCCGCGAGGGTCGGAGCCGATGCTGACCGAGCGTGTTCGGCCGTCCGGGGGAAGCCTGACACCTGTGCAAATACGCCCAGTTGGCGTCCCTCGGCCGTCACGCACAGCGACCGTCGTGACTCGGTGGAGTGCCCTGCGGAGCGCGTCCGCGCACAGATTCCGCGTCGGCGTTCGCGCACCGCAACACTCCAGTCACGCTACGCTCACGTGGATTCCGACGCAGACCGGCATCTCGACATCAGACCGACAGCTCACCCACGTACCCCCACTTCACTGCAGAACGGCACAAGGCGACGAATGCCCCAGCACACCTCCGGGTCCGACCGGGCGGCGATCCCCCCAGCCGCCCGTGACGGTGGCAGCGTGCGACCGCCCGCTCCCTCGACGCTCGACGAGCTGTGGCGGTCGTACAAGCACACGGGGGACGAGCGGCTGCGGGAGCAGCTGATCCTGCACTACTCGCCGCTGGTCAAGTACGTGGCGGGACGGGTGAGCGTCGGCCTGCCGCCCAACGTCGAGCAGGCCGACTTCGTCTCGTCCGGGGTGTTCGGGCTGATCGACGCGATCGAGAAGTTCGACATCGACAGGGAGATCAAGTTCGAGACGTACGCGATCACCCGGATCCGGGGCGCGATGATCGACGAGCTCAGGGCGCTGGACTGGATTCCGCGGTCGGTGCGGCAGAAGGCACGCAACGTCGAGCGGGCGTACGCGACGCTGGAGGCTCGACTCAGACGGACGCCGTCGGAGGGGGAGGTCGCCTCCGAGATGGGCATCGCCGTGGAAGAACTCCACGCGGTGTTCAGCCAGTTGTCGCTGGCGAACGTGGTGGCCCTGGAGGAGCTGCTGCATGTGGGGGGTGAGGGCGGGGACGGGCTCAGCGTGATGGACACGCTGGAGGACACCGCCGCCGACAACCCGGTCGAGGTGGCCGAGGACCGGGAGCTCAGACGGTTTCTCGCGCGGGCGATCAACACCCTGCCCGAGCGGGAGAAGACCGTGGTCACCCTCTACTACTACGAGGGGCTGACGCTCGCCGAGATCGGGAACGTGCTCGGTGTGACGGAGAGCCGGGTCAGCCAGATCCACACCAAGTCGGTGCTGCAACTGCGCGCGAAGCTGGCGAGCTTCGGACGCTGAGCGGCTCGGTCACTCCCGTCGGGGGTGGCGCGTCCGTAGAGTGGTTGACGTGCCAAGGATTCGAGCGGCCTCCGTGGCCGAGCACCGGTCGATGCAGCGAGCCGCCCTGCTGGACGCGGCGCGGTCGCTGCTGTCCGAAGGCGGGACGGAGGCGCTGACCTTCCCGGCCCTCGCCGAGCGGACGGGCCTTGCGCGGTCCTCCGTGTACGAGTACTTCCGGTCCCGGGCCGCCGTGGTCGAGGAACTGTGCGCGGTCGACTTTCCCCTGTGGGCCGCCGAGGTCGCGGCGGCGATGGAGCGGGAGGAGTCGGCCGAGGCCACGGTCGAGGCGTACGTGCGGCAGCAGCTGGCACTGGTCGGGGACCGGCGGCACCGGGCCGTGGTCGCCATTTCGGCGAGTGAACTCGATGCGGGCGCCCGGGAGAGGATCCGGGCCGCGCACGGCGGGCTCGTCGCGATGATCGGCGAGGCGCTGGGGGAACTGGGCCACGCGGAGCCCCGACTGGCGGCGATGCTGCTTCAGGGAATCGTCGACGCGGCTGTCCGGCGGATCGAACTCGGGGCGGCGGAGGACCCGGCGGAGATCACGGATGCGGCTGTGGCCATGGCGCTGCGGGGGGTTCGAGGCTGAGGCAGGGGGACTCCCAGTACGGGCAGCAGCCGGGACGGCCCCCTGTGCAGCAGCCAGGGTGGCAGCAGCGACAGCGGGTCCAGGTAGGTGTCGCCCCTCAGCAGACCCCAGTGCACGCACGCGACCGTGCAGTGCGATCCGGTCGCCTCGACCGTGCCCACCGGCTCGCCGGCCTCCACCTCGTCACCCTTCCTCACCGACGGCCTCACCGGTTCGTACGTCGTGCGCAGATCGGTGCCCGTCAACTCCACGGAGACCACGCCCCGTCCTGCCACCCGGCCCGCGAAGGACACCCGGCCGGCCGCCACCGCCCGCACCGGTGTTCCCGCCGGCGCCGCCAGGTCGACGCCCCGGTGGCCGCGGCCGTAGACAGTCGCCGGGGGCTCCCAGCCCCGTAGCACCGCGGGGTGCGTGCCCACCGGCCAGGCGCGGGCGACGGCCGGGGTGCCCGGGCCCGGGGCAGGCGGTGTGGGCGGGGCGTCAGCCCAGGCCCAAGGGGTCAGGACCGCCGAGGTCAGCGCCAGCAGGGCCGCTCCCGTCAGGCGCAGGTATCGATTCGCTCGCATGCCGTCACCGTCCCGCACCCCGCCCGGACATGGCCGGGATCTGTGGACTACTCCCCGGTTGTGGACAGCGACGTCACCCGGCACCTCGCCGGTCCCGTACACTTCTTCTGGCGATCCGGGTGACCGGGTCGACTTCGCACGCCCCGACATCTGGCGATCAAAAGCCGGTGTCAGCGCTACTCGGTCCTTCGTGGCACGGCGCATGTGGGCGTCAGGCGCGGGAGCCGTCCGGCCCCCGCGGCACAACCGAGAACACCAAGGAGAACGGCCATGGCCGTCGTCACGATGCGGGAGCTGCTGGAAAGCGGCGTCCACTTCGGTCACCAGACCCGTCGCTGGAACCCGAAGATGAAGCGCTTCATCTTCACCGAGCGCAACGGCATCTACATCATCGACCTGCTCCAGTCGCTGTCGTACATCGACCGCGCCTACGAGTTCGTCAAGGAGACCGTCGCCCACGGCGGCACGGTCATGTTCGTCGGCACGAAGAAGCAGGCGCAGGAGGCCATCGCCGAGCAGGCCACCCGCGTCGGCATGCCCTTCGTCAACCAGCGCTGGCTGGGCGGCATGCTCACCAACTTCTCCACCGTCTACAAGCGTCTGCAGCGCCTCAAGGAGCTTGAGCAGATCGACTTCGAGGACGTCGCCGCGTCGGGTCTGACCAAGAAGGAGCTTCTCGTGCTCTCGCGCGAGAAGGCCAAGCTGGAGAAGACCCTCGGTGGTATCCGCGAGATGTCCAAGGTTCCCAGCGCCGTCTGGATCGTGGACACCAAGAAGGAGCACATCGCGGTCGGTGAGGCCCGGAAGCTCAACATTCCGGTCGTCGCCATCCTCGACACCAACTGCGACCCCGACGAGGTCGACTACAAGATCCCGGGCAACGACGACGCGATCCGCTCCGTCACCCTGCTCACCCGCGTGATCGCCGACGCGGTCGCCGAGGGCCTCATCTCCCGCTCTCGCGTCGCCACCGGCGACAAGGGCGAGAAGGCCGCGGGCGAGCCGCTCGCCGAGTGGGAGCGCGACCTGCTCGAGGGCGAGAAGAAGGCGGACTCCGAAGAGGCTGCCGAGAAGCCGGCCGAGGCCGCTGCCGAGGCTCCGGCCGCCGAGGCTCCTGCGGCTGAGGCTCCGGCCGACGAGACCCCCGCGGCTGAGGCTCCGGCCGACGAGACCCCCGCGGCTGAGGCTCCGGCCGACGAGACCCCCGCGGCTCCGGCCGCCGAGGCCGCTCCGGCCGCGGACGCCGAGCAGGCCTGATCCGTCAGCGTCAGAGTTGACAGCGGGAGCGGTACTGCATCCACCAGCGCCTCAGGCGCGGTGAAGTCCGCTCCCGCCGTCAACCCTTAGGTCGGCGGAGTGTCAGCGGCCTCCGACTACATGGGGGCCGTAGACCCCGTAGATCTTCGATCTTCCAGACTTCGAGAAAGATTCACAGACTCATGGCGAACTACACCGCCGCCGACGTCAAGAAGCTTCGTGAGCTCACCGGCGCCGGCATGATGGACTGCAAGAAGGCGCTGGACGAGGCCGAGGGCAACGTCGAGAAGGCCGTCGAGGCGCTCCGTATCAAGGGCCAGAAGGGCGTCGCCAAGCGCGAGGGCCGCTCCGCCGAGAACGGCGCAGTGGTCTCGATCATCGCCGACGACAACTCCTCCGGCGTCCTGGTCGAGCTGAAGTGCGAGACGGACTTCGTCGCCAAGGGTGACAAGTTCCAGGCTGTCGCGAACGCGATCGCCGAGCACATCACCAAGACCTCCCCGGCCGACCTCGATGCCCTGCTCGCCTCCGAGATCGAGGCCGGCAAGACCGTCCAGGCGTTCGTGGACGAGGCCAACGCCAACCTCGGCGAGAAGATCGTCCTCGACCGCTTCGCGCAGTACACCGACGGTTTCGTGACCGCGTACATGCACCGCACGATGCCCGACCTGCCCCCGCAGATCGGTGTCCTCGTCGAGCTGGACAAGCCGAACGCGGAGATCGCCAAGGGCGTCGCCCAGCACATCGCCGCCTTCGCGCCGAAGTACCTCTCCAAGGAGGACGTGCCGGCCGAGGTCGTCGAGTCCGAGCGTCGCGTCGCCGAGGAGACCACCCGCGCCGAGGGCAAGCCCGAGGCCGCGCTGCCGAAGATCGTCGAGGGTCGCCTCAACGGCTTCTTCAAGGACGCCACGCTGCTCGGTCAGCCGTTCGCGCTCGACAACAAGAAGTCGGTCCAGAAGGTCCTGGACGAGGCCGGTGTCACCCTGAAGCGCTTCACGCGTATCAAGGTCGGCATCTGAGTCCGTGCCGCGAGCGGCGCGTCGGCCCGATAGGGTCGAGCGCAGTCGTCCGGTACACCGTCACGCACGCGCGTGACGGACGACGGCAGATCTGACAAGGAGGCCATTGCCGAGAATGGGTTGCGAACGACACCCCACCGGCAATGGCCTTCTTCGTATGTGCACCACGTGAAAGAGGCGGGATCTCCATGACCACCAAGGCTCAGAAGAGCGACGACGGCAAAGTACACGGCCGGTTTCTGCTGAAGCTGTCCGGTGAGGCCTTCTCCGGCGGCGGGGGCCTGGGCGTGGACCCCGACGTGGTGCACAAGATCGCCCGTGAGATCGCCGCCGTCGTCCGGGACGGCGCCGAGATCGCGGTCGTCATCGGCGGCGGCAACTTCTTCCGCGGCGCGGAGCTGCAGCAGCGTGGCATGGACCGGGCCCGCTCGGACTACATGGGCATGCTCGGCACGGTCATGAACTGCCTCGCCCTCCAGGACTTCCTGGAGAAGGAGGGCATCGACAGCCGGGTGCAGACCGCCATCACCATGGGCCAGGTCGCCGAGCCGTACATCCCGCTGCGGGCCGTGCGCCACCTGGAGAAGGGTCGGGTCGTCATCTTCGGTGCCGGTATGGGCATGCCGTACTTCTCCACCGACACCACCGCCGCCCAGCGCGCCC
Coding sequences:
- a CDS encoding DUF2469 domain-containing protein; translated protein: MSAEDLEKYETEMELKLYREYRDVVGLFKYVIETERRFYLTNDYEMQVHSVQGEVFFEVSMADAWVWDMYRPARFVKQVRVLTFKDVNIEELNKSDLELPGG
- a CDS encoding YraN family protein, which encodes MNARSALGRYGEDLAARRLAEAGMTVLERNWRCGRAGEIDIVALDGEVLVVCEVKTRRDGRFEHPMAAIGPEKVQRLRDLAERWIQTHGGAPPGGVRIDLIGVVLPDKGAPVVEHARGVA
- a CDS encoding YifB family Mg chelatase-like AAA ATPase, which gives rise to MGFARTCSVALVGVEGVVVEVQADLEPGVAAFTLVGLPDKSLSESRDRVRAAVVNSGGEWPQKKLTVGLSPASVPKAGSGFDLAVACAVLGAAERIDPRVLADIVMIGELGLDGRVRPVRGILPAVLAAADAGYEQVVVPECAAAEASLVPGVSVLGVRSLRQLIAILADEPVPDEEPDERGRPDPLLAGLRVPGTGAATGMHGLGAAQYDHGHDLADVVGQTSARTAVEVAAAGGHHLFLEGPPGAGKTMLAERLPAILPRLGRAESLEVTAVHSVAGLLPPGKPMINIAPYCAPHHSATMQALVGGGPGIARPGAVSLSHRGVLFLDETPEFSSRALDALRQPLEAGHVVIARSAGVVRFPAKFLMVLAANPCPCGRFSQRDEFCECPPSAIRRYQARLSGPLLDRVDLRVEVDRVTRAELTRRDGHGESTVTVADRVRAARERAEARLEGTPWLTNSEVPGQELRGRWHAASGAMDEAERSLERGMLTARGLDRVLRVAWTVADLTGHDRPDATDVALALQLRTGVPRGVPMAIGARP
- the dprA gene encoding DNA-processing protein DprA; amino-acid sequence: MSTGSDQEGELLARVFLSRVLEPGDEVAGRWLRELGAMEVAGRLRDGGPQLVGITDKRWAGLLDRAREAEPERDLAAAREAGMRFVVPGAGDWPGQLDDLGDARPVGLWVRGRPSLRMWALRSVAVVGARACTGYGAHMAATLGAGLAEHGWVVVSGGAYGVDGAAHRGALGAGGATVAVLACGVDRCYPRGHTELITRIAEQGLVIGELPPGGHPTPSRFIVRNRVIAALTRGTVVVEAAHRSGSLATARAAQRLGRHTMGVPGPATSALSAGVHELLRSDAVLVSDAAEVVELVGDMGELAPERCGPVLPRDLLDPGARRVLAALPGRGAAPPREIARGAQTTQDDAIAKLYELRSLGYVERHGDGWKLTRQAMISVREGRSRC
- the whiG gene encoding RNA polymerase sigma factor WhiG — translated: MPQHTSGSDRAAIPPAARDGGSVRPPAPSTLDELWRSYKHTGDERLREQLILHYSPLVKYVAGRVSVGLPPNVEQADFVSSGVFGLIDAIEKFDIDREIKFETYAITRIRGAMIDELRALDWIPRSVRQKARNVERAYATLEARLRRTPSEGEVASEMGIAVEELHAVFSQLSLANVVALEELLHVGGEGGDGLSVMDTLEDTAADNPVEVAEDRELRRFLARAINTLPEREKTVVTLYYYEGLTLAEIGNVLGVTESRVSQIHTKSVLQLRAKLASFGR
- a CDS encoding TetR/AcrR family transcriptional regulator; the protein is MAEHRSMQRAALLDAARSLLSEGGTEALTFPALAERTGLARSSVYEYFRSRAAVVEELCAVDFPLWAAEVAAAMEREESAEATVEAYVRQQLALVGDRRHRAVVAISASELDAGARERIRAAHGGLVAMIGEALGELGHAEPRLAAMLLQGIVDAAVRRIELGAAEDPAEITDAAVAMALRGVRG
- the rpsB gene encoding 30S ribosomal protein S2, giving the protein MAVVTMRELLESGVHFGHQTRRWNPKMKRFIFTERNGIYIIDLLQSLSYIDRAYEFVKETVAHGGTVMFVGTKKQAQEAIAEQATRVGMPFVNQRWLGGMLTNFSTVYKRLQRLKELEQIDFEDVAASGLTKKELLVLSREKAKLEKTLGGIREMSKVPSAVWIVDTKKEHIAVGEARKLNIPVVAILDTNCDPDEVDYKIPGNDDAIRSVTLLTRVIADAVAEGLISRSRVATGDKGEKAAGEPLAEWERDLLEGEKKADSEEAAEKPAEAAAEAPAAEAPAAEAPADETPAAEAPADETPAAEAPADETPAAPAAEAAPAADAEQA
- the tsf gene encoding translation elongation factor Ts; amino-acid sequence: MANYTAADVKKLRELTGAGMMDCKKALDEAEGNVEKAVEALRIKGQKGVAKREGRSAENGAVVSIIADDNSSGVLVELKCETDFVAKGDKFQAVANAIAEHITKTSPADLDALLASEIEAGKTVQAFVDEANANLGEKIVLDRFAQYTDGFVTAYMHRTMPDLPPQIGVLVELDKPNAEIAKGVAQHIAAFAPKYLSKEDVPAEVVESERRVAEETTRAEGKPEAALPKIVEGRLNGFFKDATLLGQPFALDNKKSVQKVLDEAGVTLKRFTRIKVGI
- the pyrH gene encoding UMP kinase, with protein sequence MTTKAQKSDDGKVHGRFLLKLSGEAFSGGGGLGVDPDVVHKIAREIAAVVRDGAEIAVVIGGGNFFRGAELQQRGMDRARSDYMGMLGTVMNCLALQDFLEKEGIDSRVQTAITMGQVAEPYIPLRAVRHLEKGRVVIFGAGMGMPYFSTDTTAAQRALEIDAEALLMGKNGVDGVYDSDPKRNPDAVKFDSLGYGEVITQDLKVADMTAITLCRDNKLPILVFELIAEGNIARAVKGEKIGTLVGDQDNRD